TATCGACCAAGCGACGTCCGATCTACGTGAAACACTCGAGCAGTTAGAAATTCAGAACGTTGAATTGGATATCGCGAAGAAGCGTGCTCAAGAAGCGGCGCGCGTCAAGTCAGAGTTCTTAGCCAACATGTCACACGAACTCAGAACACCACTGAATGGTGTGATAGGCTTTACTCGTCAGATGCTAAAAACTCAACTCTCCACCAGCCAAACTGATTATCTACAAACCATTGAACGTTCGGCCAATAACTTACTAAGCATCATCAATGACATCCTCGATTTCTCGAAGCTAGAAGCGGGTAAACTGGCACTTGAGAATATTCCTTTTGAGTTCCAAGCCAGCCTTGAAGAGGTAGTCAACCTGCAAGCCACCAATGCCCACGAGAAAGGGCTTGAGCTAACACTGAAAGTCGATCCGAAAGTACCAGCTGGTATTGTTGGTGACCCACTGCGTATTCAACAGATTCTTACTAACCTAGTGGGTAACTCAATCAAATTTACCGAGCGCGGCAACATCGATATTAGTGTTGAGCTGCGCTCTCAATCAGAAGATAACATCGAGCTACAGTTCATGGTGCACGACACGGGTATCGGTATATCTGAACGTCAGCAAGCTCAGCTGTTCCAAGCCTTCAGCCAAGCTGATGCGAGTATTTCACGTCGCTATGGTGGTACTGGTTTGGGTCTGGTTATTACCCAAAAACTGGTCAGCCAAATGGGTGGTGAGATAAGCCTAACCAGTCGCTTGCACCAAGGCTCAACTTTCTGGTTTACGCTAAGGCTATCGACCACCGACATGCCGATGACTGATCTAATCGACACCCAATGCCTACAACAAAAGCAGTTGTTATTGATTGAACCAAACATGCAAGCGGCATCGATTACTCAGCAAGTTCTGACTCAAGAAGGGTTGATAGTAACCTATCGCTCAGTAATGCCAAAAGAGTCGACCAACTACGATTATGTTCTTCTCAACCTTGCGGCTAACCAAGCCTACGAACTAGAAGTCGTTCAACAGTGGGCAAAACGTGCTAGAGAGATCTCGCAAAACGTCATCATTGGCACCCCAAGTACAGAATTGGCTTTGGGTGAGCAGCTAATGAAAAATGTTGATGTACAGTGCATTACCAAACCCCTGTCTCGCAAGAAATTGCTGCAAACCCTAGTTTCGAACCAAGCACCACTTCTCAACGCGCCGGTGATTGCGACGCACAGTGACGAAAAGTTACCTCTGACAGTTTTGGCTGTTGATGATAACCCAGCCAACTTGAAACTTATCACCGCCCTACTTCAAGAGCGCGTCGAAACGGTGCTGAGCTGTACAAGTGGCCAACAAGCGATTGACCGAGCGACAGAGCAGACGTTCGATATCATCTTCATGGACATCCAAATGCCGCAGATGGATGGCGTGACCGCGTGTAAACACATCAAAGAGTTAGAAAATAACGCCAATACACCTGTAATAGCGGTAACAGCTCATGCAATGAGTGGCGAGCGCGATCGTCTACTCGCAGCCGGAATGGACGACTACCTGACCAAGCCAATTGAAGAACACGTACTGCAACAAGTGCTGATCCACTGGAGTCCAGAATCAGCAGTAGATAATTTTGAAAAGATCGATCCTGAACACCCAGCGGTGGGTGGAGAGATTGAGAGCCACACCATCGAAACAGAGAGCAACCAGCACAAAAACATCATCATTGACTGGCAGGCCGCACTCAAGCAAGCCGCCAACAAAGAAGATCTTGCACGAGATATGCTACAGATGCTGGTCGACTTTATTCCTGAGGTGTACGACGCTACAGAGAAAGCGATTGAAGAGCCAGATTATCCAGTTGATGAGCTAATACACATTATCCATAAAATGCACGGCAGCAGCTCATACAGTGGTGTGCCGAGGCTCAAAGCGGTATGTGCCACAATTGAAAAAGAGCTGCGCTCTGGCACTCAGATAGAGGATATCGAACCAGAGCTGTTCGAACTTCAGGATGAGCTAGATAAGGTACAAGCCACAGCAATTCACTATCTAACCCCTATTCAGCCGAGTTAGCTCTCGGCACAGGTAAGTAATGGGGACCATAGAAACAAAAAGCAGAGCCAAACGCTCTGCTTTTTATTTGATTATCACCGAAACATTAAGACTCGAACAGAACCGTTGCTACTGCGTAGTGACGTTCATCTGAGATCGTAATGTGGACAGAGTTAACACCAAGGCTTGCGGCTAACTCTTTCGCTTTATTGTGCAAAGTAAGAACTGGTTTCCCATGTTCATCGTTCGCAACCTGAAAGTCATGAAAGGTAACGCCCATTGCGATGCCCGTACCGAGAGCTTTAGAAGCGGCCTCTTTAGCGGCAAATCGCTTGGCTAAAAAGCGCCCTTTCTGCTTCAAAGAGTGGAACTGTTCAAGCTCCACCTCACTCAAGATACGCTCCGCAAAGGCTGAGCCACTGCGTGCTAATGCCTTTTCAACTCGCTCAATCTCTGCGATGTCTGTACCAAGGCCAACCACTGCCATGACTCTTTAACCTTTCAATTCTTATCAATTAAGCGTTGTTACGCGCGTTTTCCATTACCGCTTTCATATCTGATACCGCTTTCGCTAGGCCATCAAATACGGCACGGCCAATCACAGAGTGACCAATGTTCAGCTCGTAGATCTCTGGTAGAGCGGCGATTGGCGCAACGTTGTGGTAAGTCAGACCGTGACCGGCATTCACTGTGATACCTAGGTCGTCTGCGTAGCTTGCGCCTGCAGCAATCTTCTTCAGCTCATCTTGTTGGTCTTCTTCGGTTTTCGCTTCTGCGTAGTGACCTGTGTGTAGCTCGATAAATGGTGCACCACACGCTTTCGCTGCATCAATTTGCTCGCGGTCCGCATCAATGAACAGAGATACTTTGATACCCGCTTCAGTAAGCTTTTGCGTTGCTGCTTTTACTTTTTCAAGCTGGCCAACTACGTCCAAGCCACCTTCCGTCGTTAGCTCTTCACGTTTTTCAGGAACTAGGCAAACAAATTCAGGCTTAGTATCTAATGCAATCTGTACCATCTCGTCCGTTACCGCCATCTCTAGGTTCATGCGAGTCTGGATAGTTTCAGCCAAAATGCGAACGTCGCGGTCAAGGATATGACGACGGTCTTCACGCAGGTGAATAGTGATACCGTCCGCGCCGGCACGCTCAGCAATCTCTGCTGCGTGAACTGGATCTGGGTATTGAGTTCCACGCGCATTACGTAGGGTTGCAACGTGGTCGATATTAATGCCTAAAAGGATTGAGCTCATTTTCCAATACTCCGTGCTCTAGAGAGACCTATTTGTGGCATAAACAGCTCTCTACTTTTTAATGGTTTGCCGCCAAGATACGGCTTTAAGGCTATGCGTGTAAAGCGTTTTGCCGCTTTTAACTGCTCTTTCGTTATAAATCTACGTTCACTGATCGCTATCAGTTCATCACCCATAAAGGTCAAGTTGTCACGGCGCACTGAGGCGATAAAACCCTTCTGCTCGCGATAGCGATAAGTCATTGTCGGATCAATAGGTTCTCCGGTACCTGCACAGTGCAGAAAATCAACGCCGTAGCCCATTGCCGATAACAGAGCGAGTTCAAAGCGTCGCAATGCAGGCTCTGGGTTCTCATTATGCGCCAGTTCCGTTAAAGCATTAAGGTAATCATGAAAAAGTGCGGGCATCGGCACTTCTGCCATCAAAACTCGCCCAATTAATTCATTCACATACATGGCAGAGTAGAGGTTAATCCCAGTTAGCGGTAATCCAAGACTGATCGGTTCCGCTTGGCGCAATGTTTTCATTGAACTATTACCAGACCATTTCAGCAGCAGTGGTGTAAACGGCTGCAACGCGCCCTTAAGATTAGAACGTTTACTGCGAGCCCCTTTAGACATCAGTGTCATTCGTCCGAACTCTTCACTGAACACATCTAAAATCAGGCTCGATTCACTGTACGGTCTGCGATGTAATACAAAGCAGCGCTGTAACCCTTCTGAAGACATATCACCTTCTAAATAGAAAAAAGGAGCCTACTGGCTCCTTTTAAAATGGTTTCGACCCGGAGCGAAGCGCTTGCGCCTCTTGCGGGTTATAAGTCGTCGATGTAGCCCAATGAACGCAGTGCACGCTCATCGTCAGCCCAACCCGACTTCACTTTAACCCAAGTTTCTAGGAATACTTTACGACCGAATAGCTCTTCCATATCGAGACGAGCTTCGCGACCGATGGTCTTGATTTTCTCGCCGCCTTTACCAATCACCATCTTCTTCTGGCCACTACGCTCAACTAAGATAAGTGCGTTAATGTGGAAGCCATCGTTGTCTGGGTTGTAGTCAAAGCGCTCGATCTCAACCGTCACTGAGTAAGGCAACTCATCACCCGTAAAACGCATCAGCTTTTCGCGAATGATCTCTGACGCCATGAAGCGCTGAGAACGATCTGTTACATACTCTTCTGGGAAGTGGTGTGTCGCTTTCGGAAGATGCTCGCGAACGTGCTTACGCAGTACATCAGTGTTCTTACCGTGTTTTGCCGAAATTGGCACAACATCGATGAAGTCCATCTTCTTAGACACTTCCATCATGTGCAGCATCACGTCATTGCGGTCTTGCACGTTGTCGACTTTGTTCACACAAAGAACGACTGGGAAGTTCGCTTTCTTAAGCTTGGTCAGCACCATCTCATCGTCTTCAGTCCAGTGCGTACCGTCAACAAGGAAAAGTACCAAGTTCACATCACTCAAAGAGCTGTTTGCTGCACGGTTCATCAGACGGTTGATAGCACGCTTCTCTTCGATGTGAAGTCCTGGAGTATCAACGTAAATCGCTTGGTAATCCCCTTCGGTCTCTACACCCATAATACGGTGACGAGTCGTTTGAGGTTTACGCGATGTGATCGAGATCTT
The Vibrio pelagius genome window above contains:
- the barA gene encoding two-component sensor histidine kinase BarA, which gives rise to MTRYGLRARVITLTLAPTLIIGLLLSAFFSFNRYQDLEGQVVNTGTSIIEPLAIASESGMQLESRESVRQLISYAHRKNSKLVRSIAVFDERHELFVTSNFHPDFESLTYPKDKPIPHLSSSKLLDNTLILRTPIIAEGQFINSANGQSQANQAVGYIAIELDLSSLRLQQYQEIFSAFLVLILGLGLSGVFAFRLMHDVTQPITHMKNMVDRIRRGHLDVRIEGKMHGELDSLKNGINAMAVSLSEYHVEMQHSIDQATSDLRETLEQLEIQNVELDIAKKRAQEAARVKSEFLANMSHELRTPLNGVIGFTRQMLKTQLSTSQTDYLQTIERSANNLLSIINDILDFSKLEAGKLALENIPFEFQASLEEVVNLQATNAHEKGLELTLKVDPKVPAGIVGDPLRIQQILTNLVGNSIKFTERGNIDISVELRSQSEDNIELQFMVHDTGIGISERQQAQLFQAFSQADASISRRYGGTGLGLVITQKLVSQMGGEISLTSRLHQGSTFWFTLRLSTTDMPMTDLIDTQCLQQKQLLLIEPNMQAASITQQVLTQEGLIVTYRSVMPKESTNYDYVLLNLAANQAYELEVVQQWAKRAREISQNVIIGTPSTELALGEQLMKNVDVQCITKPLSRKKLLQTLVSNQAPLLNAPVIATHSDEKLPLTVLAVDDNPANLKLITALLQERVETVLSCTSGQQAIDRATEQTFDIIFMDIQMPQMDGVTACKHIKELENNANTPVIAVTAHAMSGERDRLLAAGMDDYLTKPIEEHVLQQVLIHWSPESAVDNFEKIDPEHPAVGGEIESHTIETESNQHKNIIIDWQAALKQAANKEDLARDMLQMLVDFIPEVYDATEKAIEEPDYPVDELIHIIHKMHGSSSYSGVPRLKAVCATIEKELRSGTQIEDIEPELFELQDELDKVQATAIHYLTPIQPS
- the acpS gene encoding holo-ACP synthase, with amino-acid sequence MAVVGLGTDIAEIERVEKALARSGSAFAERILSEVELEQFHSLKQKGRFLAKRFAAKEAASKALGTGIAMGVTFHDFQVANDEHGKPVLTLHNKAKELAASLGVNSVHITISDERHYAVATVLFES
- the pdxJ gene encoding pyridoxine 5'-phosphate synthase — its product is MSSILLGINIDHVATLRNARGTQYPDPVHAAEIAERAGADGITIHLREDRRHILDRDVRILAETIQTRMNLEMAVTDEMVQIALDTKPEFVCLVPEKREELTTEGGLDVVGQLEKVKAATQKLTEAGIKVSLFIDADREQIDAAKACGAPFIELHTGHYAEAKTEEDQQDELKKIAAGASYADDLGITVNAGHGLTYHNVAPIAALPEIYELNIGHSVIGRAVFDGLAKAVSDMKAVMENARNNA
- the recO gene encoding DNA repair protein RecO yields the protein MSSEGLQRCFVLHRRPYSESSLILDVFSEEFGRMTLMSKGARSKRSNLKGALQPFTPLLLKWSGNSSMKTLRQAEPISLGLPLTGINLYSAMYVNELIGRVLMAEVPMPALFHDYLNALTELAHNENPEPALRRFELALLSAMGYGVDFLHCAGTGEPIDPTMTYRYREQKGFIASVRRDNLTFMGDELIAISERRFITKEQLKAAKRFTRIALKPYLGGKPLKSRELFMPQIGLSRARSIGK
- the era gene encoding GTPase Era, which codes for MSDNNQEFDIDAFFASDNKEPSLPENQHCGFIAIVGRPNVGKSTLLNHILGQKISITSRKPQTTRHRIMGVETEGDYQAIYVDTPGLHIEEKRAINRLMNRAANSSLSDVNLVLFLVDGTHWTEDDEMVLTKLKKANFPVVLCVNKVDNVQDRNDVMLHMMEVSKKMDFIDVVPISAKHGKNTDVLRKHVREHLPKATHHFPEEYVTDRSQRFMASEIIREKLMRFTGDELPYSVTVEIERFDYNPDNDGFHINALILVERSGQKKMVIGKGGEKIKTIGREARLDMEELFGRKVFLETWVKVKSGWADDERALRSLGYIDDL